A region from the Leptospirillum ferriphilum ML-04 genome encodes:
- the recA gene encoding recombinase RecA — MAEERDQARQKSLDLAVSQIEKQFGKGSIMRLGKDQVPQNVPVIPSGSLALDIALGIGGYPRGRVVELYGPESSGKTTLALHAISEVHKAGGVAAFIDAEHALDVTYAKRLGVRTEDLLIAQPDTGEQALEITETLVRSGSIDLIVVDSVAALVPRAELEGEMGDAHVGLQARLMSQALRKLTSAISKSNTTVLFINQIRMKIGVMFGNPETTTGGNALKFYASVRMDIRRIESIKEGDQVLGNRIRVKVVKNKMAPPFRQAEFDISFNEGISTVGELIDLGVDHGILEKSGAWYSIGNERLGQGKEAVKLYLKTHPEAFKKIEQEIRSKIRPASLPPEPAASAPPSSRKGKEATASSGE; from the coding sequence TTGGCAGAAGAAAGAGATCAGGCTCGTCAGAAATCACTTGATCTGGCTGTGTCACAGATTGAAAAGCAGTTTGGCAAAGGTTCGATCATGCGTCTGGGAAAGGATCAGGTGCCACAGAACGTACCGGTTATTCCTTCCGGCTCTCTGGCTCTGGATATTGCCTTGGGCATTGGCGGCTATCCCCGGGGAAGAGTTGTTGAACTCTATGGTCCGGAATCCTCCGGAAAAACGACCCTGGCCCTCCATGCGATCAGCGAAGTCCATAAGGCCGGTGGTGTGGCAGCTTTTATTGACGCGGAACATGCCCTTGATGTGACCTACGCAAAACGTCTTGGTGTACGGACTGAAGATCTTCTGATTGCCCAGCCGGATACAGGGGAGCAAGCTCTTGAGATCACGGAAACTCTTGTCCGCTCCGGGAGTATTGATCTGATTGTCGTGGACTCGGTGGCGGCTCTTGTTCCCCGTGCCGAACTTGAAGGGGAAATGGGGGATGCTCATGTAGGTTTGCAGGCCAGGTTGATGAGCCAGGCGCTTCGGAAACTGACCTCTGCCATTTCCAAATCGAACACGACTGTGCTTTTTATCAATCAGATCCGTATGAAGATCGGGGTCATGTTTGGCAATCCGGAAACAACGACGGGTGGAAATGCTCTCAAGTTCTACGCGTCTGTCCGGATGGACATCCGCCGTATCGAATCCATCAAGGAAGGCGATCAGGTTCTGGGGAACAGGATCCGGGTCAAGGTCGTCAAAAACAAGATGGCTCCACCGTTCCGTCAGGCGGAGTTTGACATCTCTTTCAACGAAGGGATTTCGACGGTCGGGGAACTGATCGATCTAGGCGTCGATCACGGAATTCTGGAAAAATCCGGTGCCTGGTATTCGATAGGGAACGAACGACTTGGACAGGGTAAGGAAGCGGTCAAGCTCTATCTCAAGACGCATCCGGAGGCTTTCAAAAAGATTGAGCAGGAAATCCGGTCCAAGATCCGTCCTGCATCTTTGCCACCCGAACCCGCCGCCTCTGCTCCTCCTTCTTCCCGGAAAGGGAAGGAAGCGACAGCTTCGTCCGGGGAATAA
- the alaS gene encoding alanine--tRNA ligase — protein MDSWELRQKFLLYFNGSGHDVVPSASLIPAGDPTLLFTNAGMVPFKDIFLGAEKTTRKRAVSIQKCVRAGGKHNDLDRVGFTRRHHTFFEMMGNFSFGDYFKKEAISFAWTFLTKELGMDRRLLWVTVYREDDEAERLWREVTDVLPDRIVRLGEKDNFWQMGDTGPCGPCSEILVDQGERFSCGSPDCKVGCDCDRFLEIWNLVFMQYDRNAEGVLSPLPRPSIDTGMGLERLSAVVQKKDSNYETDLFMPLIRTIETYSRVHYGAGEGSLDHAYRVIADHLRSSVFLLHEGIAPSNEGRGHVLRRIIRRALLFGRELGLPHPILPSLAESVAEMMAKPYPELRTSLSRIQDVLRLEEGRFHQTLESGLPLVQEMLRTLEKKQEKVFPGEMLFLLHDTHGFPLDIVEDAAKMQGILLDYKGFEEKMEEQRERGRSSWTGKKEDFPLPSDKLKKSVEFQGYEKTSMQGTVLFLLNGKEEVKEVHAGESVLVVLDKTVFYPEGGGQVGDVGDLIGPFGYIRVRGAKKPYPGWIVLSGEVVSGKVSVGETIDQHVDEEARQGSERHHTATHLLHAALRTVLGEQVRQAGSLVAPERLRFDFTCPHPVSPENLLAVEALVNGWIFRNSPVDASEMEKSKALDMGALAFFDEKYGDRVRVVQVPGTSVELCGGTHVRSTGQIGSLLILQETGVAAGIRRIEAVAGPLAYQKAVTWRQELKDLRELLEAGTSSLEEKTRTILRENAACQKEIQSLKSRLFSLEEKHSRKETLEVEGHQLAVLHVSLDDPRELRVRMDAIKSKIPSGAILLIGETTDKLAFLGWTSSDLGEAFPISQWVKTLAAEVGGKGGGKPSWAEGGGPKPDDVGGFLQSAKSRMEEAFRSRFHVTGPLSGRNG, from the coding sequence ATGGATTCCTGGGAGTTGAGACAAAAATTCCTGCTGTACTTCAATGGCAGCGGTCATGACGTTGTACCATCGGCATCCCTGATTCCTGCTGGGGACCCTACTCTGCTCTTTACGAATGCAGGAATGGTTCCATTCAAGGATATTTTCCTCGGTGCCGAAAAAACCACACGAAAAAGGGCGGTCTCCATCCAGAAGTGCGTCCGGGCCGGAGGGAAGCACAACGATCTGGACCGGGTAGGATTTACCCGGCGTCATCACACGTTTTTTGAAATGATGGGAAATTTTTCTTTTGGGGACTACTTTAAAAAGGAAGCGATTTCATTTGCCTGGACCTTTTTGACAAAAGAATTGGGAATGGATCGCCGTCTTCTCTGGGTCACTGTCTACAGGGAAGACGATGAGGCGGAGAGACTCTGGCGGGAGGTAACGGATGTCCTTCCGGACAGAATTGTCCGTCTGGGAGAAAAAGACAATTTTTGGCAGATGGGAGACACGGGACCCTGTGGTCCATGCTCGGAAATTCTTGTCGACCAGGGTGAGAGATTCTCTTGCGGATCTCCGGATTGCAAGGTCGGGTGTGACTGTGACCGGTTTCTTGAAATCTGGAATTTGGTGTTTATGCAATACGACAGGAATGCGGAAGGGGTCTTAAGCCCATTACCGCGCCCCTCGATCGATACCGGAATGGGGCTTGAACGTCTGAGCGCGGTTGTCCAGAAAAAAGACAGCAATTACGAGACGGATTTATTCATGCCGCTCATTCGAACGATCGAGACCTATTCCCGAGTTCATTACGGTGCAGGGGAAGGAAGTCTTGATCATGCATACCGGGTGATTGCGGATCATCTCCGGTCTTCGGTCTTTTTGCTCCATGAAGGAATTGCTCCTTCCAATGAAGGAAGAGGACATGTTCTGCGAAGAATCATCCGGCGCGCCCTTCTGTTCGGACGGGAACTGGGTCTGCCACACCCGATCCTTCCTTCACTGGCAGAAAGTGTTGCGGAGATGATGGCGAAACCATACCCGGAGCTTAGAACATCCCTATCAAGGATCCAGGATGTTTTGCGACTTGAGGAAGGCCGCTTTCACCAGACGCTGGAGTCCGGTTTGCCCCTTGTCCAGGAGATGCTTCGCACACTCGAGAAAAAACAGGAGAAAGTCTTTCCCGGAGAGATGCTTTTCCTTTTGCATGACACGCATGGATTTCCGCTCGATATCGTCGAAGACGCGGCAAAAATGCAGGGAATTCTCCTTGACTACAAGGGGTTTGAGGAAAAAATGGAGGAGCAGCGCGAACGCGGCCGCTCTTCCTGGACGGGTAAAAAAGAAGATTTTCCCCTACCCTCTGACAAGCTAAAGAAAAGTGTGGAATTCCAGGGATATGAAAAGACATCCATGCAAGGAACGGTCCTCTTCCTCCTGAACGGAAAAGAGGAGGTCAAGGAAGTCCATGCAGGAGAGAGTGTTCTGGTTGTCCTCGACAAGACCGTGTTCTATCCTGAAGGCGGAGGTCAGGTTGGCGATGTGGGCGATCTCATTGGTCCGTTCGGCTATATTCGTGTCCGTGGAGCAAAAAAACCTTATCCTGGATGGATTGTGCTTTCCGGAGAGGTTGTTTCGGGAAAGGTTTCGGTTGGAGAAACGATCGACCAGCATGTGGACGAGGAGGCACGACAGGGTTCGGAACGCCACCATACGGCAACACATCTGCTCCATGCCGCACTGAGAACAGTTTTGGGGGAACAGGTCCGTCAGGCAGGCTCCCTTGTTGCACCTGAAAGATTGCGTTTCGACTTCACCTGTCCCCATCCGGTCTCACCTGAAAATCTTCTGGCGGTGGAAGCTCTTGTGAATGGATGGATATTTCGGAATTCGCCTGTCGATGCCAGTGAAATGGAGAAGAGCAAAGCGCTCGATATGGGTGCTCTCGCTTTCTTTGATGAAAAGTATGGTGATCGGGTCCGGGTTGTTCAGGTTCCAGGTACCTCGGTCGAGTTATGCGGCGGTACGCACGTCCGTTCCACCGGACAGATCGGTTCGCTCCTCATCCTTCAGGAAACAGGTGTGGCGGCAGGAATCCGTCGCATTGAAGCGGTCGCCGGTCCGCTGGCATATCAGAAAGCTGTCACCTGGAGACAGGAGCTGAAAGACCTTCGGGAGCTTCTGGAAGCCGGAACCTCTTCCCTGGAAGAGAAAACAAGAACAATCCTTCGGGAAAATGCAGCCTGTCAGAAAGAAATCCAGTCCTTAAAGTCCCGACTGTTTTCCCTGGAGGAAAAGCATTCCCGGAAGGAGACTCTGGAGGTTGAAGGTCATCAGCTGGCGGTGCTCCATGTTTCACTGGACGATCCGCGGGAACTTCGTGTCCGGATGGATGCCATCAAGTCTAAAATCCCTTCCGGGGCCATTCTTCTGATCGGTGAGACGACCGACAAGCTGGCGTTCCTCGGATGGACTTCATCTGATCTGGGAGAAGCCTTTCCCATTTCCCAATGGGTGAAAACCCTTGCGGCGGAAGTGGGAGGAAAAGGCGGGGGAAAGCCATCCTGGGCTGAAGGGGGTGGTCCAAAACCCGACGATGTCGGGGGTTTTCTGCAATCGGCAAAATCGCGAATGGAGGAGGCGTTCCGGTCCCGCTTTCATGTGACGGGACCCCTTTCTGGGAGAAATGGATGA
- a CDS encoding RuvX/YqgF family protein: protein MTGEPKGDSYPLVWKAPLLGIDWGEARVGLAMSDNSLRFSEPLGVIENRCSFLPPFRIPSKSGGTLKRICTEKKIQGIVFGVPWYHLSGDPNPKSEVFVEYARLIRSLTGCPVFLWDEGLTSDVLKSERMSGKRKYSRSPKRSRDPIDHYSATLILQSFLDECINGREDRI from the coding sequence GTGACAGGAGAACCGAAAGGAGACAGTTACCCGCTGGTCTGGAAAGCTCCTCTTCTCGGGATCGACTGGGGGGAAGCCCGTGTCGGTCTGGCCATGTCGGACAATTCTTTACGATTCTCCGAGCCACTGGGTGTGATCGAAAATCGATGCTCTTTTCTCCCCCCTTTCCGGATCCCTTCAAAATCGGGAGGCACACTGAAGCGGATTTGTACCGAGAAGAAGATTCAGGGAATTGTTTTTGGAGTTCCCTGGTATCACCTGAGTGGAGACCCCAATCCAAAATCAGAGGTCTTTGTCGAGTATGCCCGTTTGATCCGGAGCTTGACGGGGTGTCCTGTCTTTTTGTGGGATGAAGGATTGACAAGTGATGTCCTGAAATCAGAAAGAATGTCCGGAAAGAGAAAATATTCTCGCAGTCCGAAAAGATCCAGAGACCCGATTGATCACTATTCAGCGACACTGATTCTCCAGAGTTTTCTCGATGAATGCATAAACGGCCGGGAGGACCGGATCTGA
- the mltG gene encoding endolytic transglycosylase MltG: MGNPLGKLWHMVGQRKLLLIAFMLAGLFFLAWNERALLHRPSSPSTSIVFHVLPGTTFRSVVFELSRKGVTGYPETLVFWGDLLGIDTNIQAGVYEISPEMSPLKILLDLHNGQKYFYRLTVPEGFTMEQVARRMARLGIGSEKEILSLSSDPVFLKEENIPSTSVEGFLFPDTYFLPKAASAKDVFQMMISRFRTVYQSIQKESPHPPELSEKDLVTLASIVQKETGHPKDMAIVASIFINRLHQHMKLQSDPTVIYALKGRRKLHSRDLRIDSPYNTYRYHGLPPTPIDNPGREALKAVFNPKPVSYLYFISDKHGSQIYSDTLDGQDRAIRKVFREP, from the coding sequence ATGGGAAATCCGCTGGGGAAGCTCTGGCATATGGTCGGCCAGAGAAAATTGCTCCTGATCGCCTTCATGTTGGCGGGGCTTTTTTTTCTTGCCTGGAACGAGAGGGCCCTCCTGCACCGGCCCTCCTCTCCTTCCACCTCGATTGTCTTCCATGTGTTGCCCGGAACAACCTTTCGTTCGGTTGTCTTTGAACTTTCAAGAAAAGGAGTGACCGGCTATCCGGAAACACTTGTTTTCTGGGGGGATCTTCTCGGAATCGATACCAATATTCAGGCGGGTGTCTATGAAATTTCGCCGGAAATGTCTCCCCTCAAGATTCTGTTGGATTTGCACAACGGACAGAAATATTTTTACCGGTTGACTGTTCCGGAAGGCTTTACAATGGAGCAGGTTGCAAGGCGGATGGCCCGTTTGGGAATCGGATCGGAAAAAGAAATCCTGTCATTGTCGTCTGATCCTGTCTTCTTAAAGGAAGAGAACATTCCCTCGACTTCGGTGGAAGGATTTTTGTTCCCGGACACGTACTTTCTTCCAAAAGCGGCTTCGGCAAAAGATGTTTTTCAGATGATGATCTCCCGTTTCCGCACGGTGTATCAATCTATCCAGAAAGAATCCCCTCATCCGCCGGAGCTCTCCGAAAAAGACCTGGTGACTTTGGCATCGATTGTTCAGAAGGAAACAGGGCATCCCAAGGACATGGCCATCGTGGCTTCCATCTTTATCAATCGTTTGCACCAGCATATGAAGCTTCAAAGTGATCCGACAGTGATCTATGCACTTAAGGGAAGACGCAAACTCCATTCCCGGGATTTAAGGATTGATTCCCCTTACAATACATACAGATATCATGGTCTCCCTCCCACGCCCATCGACAATCCCGGGAGAGAGGCCCTGAAAGCTGTTTTTAATCCCAAGCCTGTTTCTTATTTGTATTTTATTTCGGACAAGCATGGGAGCCAGATTTATTCCGATACACTGGATGGTCAGGACAGGGCTATCCGGAAGGTGTTCAGGGAACCGTAA
- a CDS encoding valine--tRNA ligase: MDRKDIVNESQDLEPELNERIPKTYDPAATERKWLTLTSRKSRVSRPQAKPFSMVIPPPNITGRLHMGHALNITLQDVVARFRKMEGQDVLWIPGTDHAGIATQNVVERQLSREGTALRSMTREEFVTRVWEWKDSIKSGILDQITRLGASLSWENERFTMDAGFSRAVTEVFIRLYREGFLYRGERMIHWCPRCLTALSDVEVTYVEKSGTLYYVRYGESPGRDQSLVVATTRPETIFADQALAVHPEDARYQKWIGRKVFVPLIQREIPVIADSAVDPEFGTGVLKITPSHSMADWEIASRHGLSPLEIIDREGRMNEKSGPLKGLTREVAREKMVEELSARGFLEKEETSPSSLGVCYRCQTVIEPALSLQWFVRMKELAKPAIEAVREGEIRFFPDGWKNTYYDWLENIRDWCVSRQIWWGHPIPAWHCLDCQEMVVDSRKPERCPRCGSEKLSADPDVLDTWFSSSLWPFVTLGWPEDTPDLRRFYPTTLLVTGFDILFFWVARMVMMGYHFTGKPPFRDVYIHALVRDQFGQKMTKSKGNVVDPLEIMDRYGTDAFRMTLVHMASPGRDIRLSTERVEGFRNFVSKIWNAFRYVERFAPGETRIPEIDEQSLQSPANRWILVSLSQAVADMRRYFGLYRFDEAANTLYHFTWHLYCDWFIEASKSVLDRPENDPEKIETVRILRFTGSVLLRMAHPVMPFVTGELWEILYADELPLEEQTFPDLSPSLSKSSSDVREFESMMALVGDVRQMRSQLKLSPTLEIRGELVVGQGAGERYGRHLAFLSRMARVSLSPLREGEPEAVSGIRIPFTDGALILNLDGVVNLADEEKRLTRELEKLNQKKASVLARLKSREFREKAPPDVIEKDERLLEETGEEVQGLESALAQVRRMMTERGGQ; encoded by the coding sequence ATGGACAGGAAAGATATCGTGAACGAATCGCAGGATCTCGAACCGGAATTGAATGAACGGATTCCAAAAACCTATGATCCGGCTGCCACGGAACGTAAATGGCTGACCCTGACCTCCAGAAAAAGCCGCGTCTCCCGACCGCAAGCCAAGCCCTTTTCAATGGTCATCCCCCCTCCGAACATTACGGGGCGGCTCCATATGGGGCATGCACTGAACATCACCCTGCAGGATGTCGTGGCCCGCTTCCGGAAGATGGAAGGACAGGATGTCTTGTGGATTCCAGGGACGGATCATGCCGGCATTGCCACCCAGAATGTGGTCGAACGACAGCTCTCCAGGGAGGGAACGGCTCTTCGCTCTATGACACGCGAGGAGTTTGTGACCCGCGTCTGGGAGTGGAAAGACTCCATCAAGTCGGGAATTCTCGATCAGATTACCCGGCTGGGGGCCTCTTTGTCCTGGGAAAATGAGCGTTTTACGATGGATGCCGGATTTTCCCGCGCTGTGACAGAGGTCTTTATCCGGCTGTATCGGGAAGGATTCCTGTATCGCGGGGAGCGGATGATTCACTGGTGTCCAAGATGTCTGACCGCGCTGTCGGATGTGGAGGTGACCTACGTCGAAAAAAGCGGGACTCTTTATTATGTCCGTTATGGAGAATCGCCCGGCAGGGATCAGAGCCTCGTGGTGGCGACGACGCGACCGGAAACGATTTTTGCCGATCAGGCACTCGCCGTTCATCCCGAAGATGCTCGCTACCAGAAATGGATTGGTCGCAAAGTTTTTGTTCCCCTCATCCAGAGAGAAATTCCGGTCATTGCCGATTCTGCGGTTGATCCGGAGTTTGGAACGGGTGTCCTGAAAATTACGCCTTCTCACTCCATGGCGGATTGGGAAATCGCAAGCCGCCATGGCCTTTCCCCACTCGAGATCATTGACAGGGAAGGCCGCATGAACGAAAAATCCGGCCCCCTGAAGGGGCTGACCCGGGAAGTGGCCCGGGAAAAAATGGTTGAAGAATTGTCTGCCAGGGGATTTCTGGAAAAGGAAGAAACTTCTCCGTCTTCTCTGGGCGTTTGCTATCGCTGCCAGACAGTCATTGAGCCAGCCCTGTCCCTGCAATGGTTTGTGCGCATGAAAGAACTTGCGAAGCCGGCGATCGAAGCGGTCCGGGAAGGAGAAATCCGGTTTTTTCCGGACGGCTGGAAAAACACCTATTATGACTGGCTTGAAAATATCCGGGACTGGTGTGTTTCCCGCCAGATCTGGTGGGGACACCCGATTCCGGCCTGGCATTGTTTGGATTGTCAGGAGATGGTCGTTGATTCCCGGAAGCCGGAACGCTGTCCACGTTGCGGCTCGGAAAAACTCTCCGCGGATCCGGATGTCCTCGATACATGGTTTTCATCCTCACTCTGGCCATTTGTCACTCTGGGGTGGCCGGAAGACACTCCGGACCTGCGGAGATTCTATCCGACCACTCTGTTGGTAACGGGATTCGATATTCTCTTCTTTTGGGTGGCCCGTATGGTCATGATGGGATATCACTTTACCGGGAAGCCCCCTTTTCGGGATGTGTATATTCATGCCCTCGTTCGTGACCAGTTCGGACAAAAAATGACCAAGAGCAAGGGGAATGTCGTCGATCCTCTTGAAATCATGGACCGTTACGGGACGGATGCATTTCGCATGACGCTTGTGCACATGGCGTCCCCCGGACGGGACATCCGCTTATCCACCGAACGGGTCGAAGGATTTCGCAACTTCGTTTCCAAGATCTGGAATGCGTTTCGTTATGTCGAGCGATTCGCTCCGGGAGAGACGCGAATCCCCGAAATCGACGAGCAAAGCCTACAGAGTCCGGCGAACAGATGGATTCTGGTGAGCCTCTCCCAGGCGGTTGCAGACATGCGTCGCTATTTCGGACTGTATCGTTTTGACGAAGCCGCAAACACTCTGTATCACTTTACCTGGCATCTCTACTGCGACTGGTTTATCGAAGCGTCCAAATCCGTTCTGGATCGTCCGGAGAATGATCCGGAGAAAATTGAGACTGTCCGCATTCTTCGTTTCACGGGATCCGTTCTTCTCCGGATGGCTCACCCTGTGATGCCTTTCGTGACGGGAGAACTTTGGGAGATCCTGTACGCGGACGAGTTGCCCCTTGAAGAGCAGACCTTTCCGGATCTTTCTCCCTCCCTCTCCAAGTCTTCGAGTGATGTCCGGGAATTCGAATCCATGATGGCCCTTGTCGGAGATGTCCGGCAAATGCGAAGCCAGCTGAAATTGAGCCCGACACTCGAAATTCGGGGAGAGCTTGTGGTCGGGCAAGGAGCGGGGGAGCGTTATGGACGGCATCTTGCATTTCTCTCCCGCATGGCCCGGGTTTCGCTTTCCCCGCTTCGGGAAGGAGAGCCTGAAGCGGTTTCCGGAATCCGGATTCCGTTCACGGACGGAGCCCTCATTTTGAATCTCGATGGCGTCGTCAATCTGGCAGACGAAGAAAAGCGTCTGACCAGGGAGCTTGAAAAGCTGAACCAGAAGAAAGCGAGCGTGTTGGCCAGGCTCAAGAGTCGCGAGTTCCGGGAAAAAGCCCCTCCGGACGTGATTGAAAAAGACGAGCGTCTTCTGGAGGAAACCGGAGAGGAAGTGCAGGGTCTGGAATCGGCCTTGGCCCAGGTGCGCCGGATGATGACAGAAAGGGGCGGGCAGTGA
- the nadC gene encoding carboxylating nicotinate-nucleotide diphosphorylase: MKELFDPFVRESISIFLSEDVGRGDVTTRSLFSPEERSRKQAAHLVAESAGRVCGIPFVEEVFLQLDPGTFFQWHQKEGEPYTQNAVLGRIECRLEALLAGERLALNLLKHLSGIAFLASVYVERATKARPAGLRPLRVVETRKTLPGLRFFQKYAVRTGGGHNHRYSLDDGLLIKDNHLVAAGGVKPALEKARKNAPHPLRIELEVDTAHQALEGAQEGADILLLDNMSTALLEQLVPRLRLLNPSLILEVSGGVTLDRIEELARLDIDVISVGALTHSSPDAPLRLDFLA; this comes from the coding sequence GTGAAGGAACTGTTCGATCCTTTTGTTCGGGAGTCGATTTCCATTTTTCTGTCGGAGGATGTCGGACGGGGTGATGTGACGACCCGCTCCCTTTTCAGTCCGGAGGAACGTTCCCGGAAGCAGGCGGCCCATCTGGTTGCCGAAAGTGCAGGACGCGTTTGTGGCATTCCTTTTGTCGAAGAGGTTTTCCTGCAGCTGGATCCCGGGACATTCTTCCAATGGCACCAGAAGGAAGGGGAACCTTATACCCAGAATGCTGTTCTGGGCCGGATTGAATGCCGGCTGGAAGCCCTTCTGGCCGGAGAAAGGCTGGCCCTCAATCTTCTCAAGCATTTGTCCGGCATCGCCTTTCTGGCTTCCGTTTACGTCGAAAGAGCGACGAAGGCCAGACCGGCTGGTTTAAGACCCCTCCGGGTGGTCGAAACGCGGAAAACCTTGCCAGGACTTCGATTTTTCCAGAAGTATGCCGTTCGCACCGGGGGAGGACACAACCATCGCTACAGCCTGGATGACGGTCTTTTGATCAAGGACAACCATCTGGTCGCTGCGGGCGGGGTGAAGCCGGCTCTGGAAAAAGCCCGAAAGAACGCCCCCCATCCGCTTCGCATCGAACTGGAGGTCGATACGGCTCATCAGGCCCTGGAAGGGGCCCAGGAAGGAGCTGATATCCTGCTTCTGGACAATATGTCCACAGCGCTTCTCGAGCAGCTCGTTCCCCGATTGCGCCTTTTGAACCCGTCTCTTATTCTGGAAGTGTCGGGCGGAGTGACTCTGGATCGGATCGAGGAACTGGCCCGACTCGATATCGATGTCATTTCGGTCGGGGCTTTGACGCATTCTTCTCCGGACGCCCCTCTCCGTCTCGATTTTCTTGCATGA
- a CDS encoding biotin--[acetyl-CoA-carboxylase] ligase, with translation MFYLDAVSSTNSFLKNWSRKETLSSGTGLYAGTQTGGRGRRGNRWCHVPGNLALSIWVEEQVSPLPPWTLRLAWTLLSYLRSRHIPCQLKYPNDIYLSSNALKLAGILVEKTSRGAVLGVGLNRFLPEGLAAAACEDLPDHHILALSVTELFYAHFLEEKNSPPEIARVLNELNEQLLWKGDWVAWREEGEGNAGLGKVIDLDLSGRLRVLEPSGHHRLLPETIRSVERVEPSGKMS, from the coding sequence TTGTTTTATCTTGACGCCGTCTCTTCAACAAATTCTTTTTTAAAGAACTGGTCGAGAAAAGAGACTCTCTCTTCGGGAACGGGGCTTTACGCGGGAACCCAGACCGGAGGAAGGGGACGTCGAGGGAATCGATGGTGCCATGTTCCCGGCAACCTTGCTCTTTCGATATGGGTGGAGGAACAGGTCTCTCCGCTTCCTCCCTGGACCCTCCGGTTGGCGTGGACGCTCCTTTCTTATCTCCGGTCCCGTCATATCCCCTGTCAACTGAAATATCCGAATGACATCTACCTGTCCTCAAATGCCTTGAAACTGGCCGGAATACTGGTCGAAAAGACCTCCCGCGGAGCGGTGCTGGGAGTGGGGCTGAACCGTTTTTTGCCGGAAGGATTGGCCGCCGCTGCCTGTGAGGATCTTCCCGATCATCATATCCTCGCTCTTTCAGTGACGGAGCTTTTTTATGCGCATTTTCTGGAAGAAAAAAACAGTCCGCCCGAGATTGCCCGGGTCTTGAATGAACTGAACGAACAGCTTCTGTGGAAAGGGGATTGGGTGGCATGGCGGGAGGAAGGGGAGGGGAACGCCGGACTGGGGAAAGTCATCGATCTTGACTTGTCTGGCCGTCTCCGGGTTCTCGAACCGTCGGGCCATCACCGATTGCTTCCTGAAACGATCCGTTCGGTGGAACGGGTCGAACCGTCTGGGAAAATGTCATGA
- a CDS encoding type III pantothenate kinase has product MMITVKLGVSRVSVALHDASGRIRSLLVRKTPRKALSPAEWKNHLALPPVFWEKDCPVGIVSVVPAFTAGLEKALSGPEKRRIVLLDRSSWGLKILYTPPSSLGLDRLAASRGAMERFPDLEGRTYVVADFGTHTVLTVVDGRSVLGGSIALGIGPQLETISQRLVLGKVPLTFPKKPLGETTLESLTSGVILGTVRGVEGLVGEMEESLGKRMMLVLTGGFARYVRPLIQRECYVDRHLIHRGTWRVAQEAGQKDKGRV; this is encoded by the coding sequence ATGATGATCACAGTCAAGCTTGGTGTCAGTCGGGTTTCCGTCGCTCTCCATGACGCGTCTGGAAGGATCCGTTCTCTTCTGGTCAGGAAGACCCCCCGGAAAGCGCTTTCTCCGGCGGAGTGGAAGAATCATCTGGCTCTCCCTCCGGTGTTTTGGGAGAAAGATTGTCCGGTGGGGATCGTCAGCGTTGTTCCCGCTTTTACTGCAGGTCTCGAAAAAGCGTTATCGGGTCCGGAAAAACGGCGGATTGTCCTTCTGGACCGGTCGTCCTGGGGGCTGAAGATCCTGTACACCCCACCTTCCTCCCTGGGCCTGGACCGTCTTGCCGCCTCAAGAGGAGCCATGGAGCGGTTTCCGGATCTGGAAGGCAGGACGTATGTCGTGGCCGATTTCGGAACCCATACCGTTCTGACTGTCGTCGATGGACGGTCTGTTCTTGGGGGAAGCATTGCTCTCGGTATCGGACCCCAGCTGGAGACAATCAGCCAGCGTCTGGTCCTCGGCAAGGTTCCGCTCACATTTCCGAAAAAGCCCCTCGGGGAAACCACCCTGGAATCGCTCACGAGCGGGGTTATTCTCGGAACTGTCCGCGGGGTGGAGGGGTTGGTGGGGGAGATGGAGGAGTCCTTGGGAAAACGAATGATGCTTGTTTTGACGGGAGGTTTTGCACGTTATGTCCGCCCTCTCATTCAGAGGGAATGTTACGTTGACCGGCACCTGATCCATCGCGGAACATGGAGAGTGGCTCAAGAGGCGGGACAGAAAGACAAAGGACGGGTTTGA